The Candidatus Latescibacterota bacterium genome includes a window with the following:
- the glyQ gene encoding glycine--tRNA ligase subunit alpha, with amino-acid sequence MSLTFQELVSTLGQFWLEQGCLIMTPYNSEVGAGTMNPGTFLRVLGPEPWKAAYIEPSKRPKDGRYGENPNRVQQFNQYQVILKPAPENVIPLYIASLEAIGIDSSKHDIRLLEDDWESPTLGASGLGWEVWLDGMEITQFTYFQQAGGLELNPISAEITYGLERICMYIQDVDDIMEIEWGNGIKWGELNRVAEKEFSAFHFEAADPSLYFEIFEKYQKEALRMLEADLILPAYDYVLKCSHIFNILDARGAISVTERTSYISRIRDLARKTAFNYVKQREELGFPLLRGDGQSRRKESR; translated from the coding sequence ATGAGTTTGACATTCCAGGAACTAGTATCGACACTCGGACAGTTCTGGCTGGAACAGGGCTGTCTGATAATGACCCCCTATAATTCCGAGGTCGGTGCGGGAACTATGAATCCTGGCACTTTTCTCCGTGTCCTCGGCCCTGAACCGTGGAAGGCCGCCTATATCGAACCCAGCAAAAGACCGAAAGACGGCCGATATGGCGAGAATCCGAACAGGGTGCAACAATTCAATCAGTACCAGGTCATTTTGAAACCAGCTCCGGAAAACGTCATTCCGCTTTATATCGCCAGTCTGGAAGCGATCGGTATCGACTCTTCAAAACATGATATAAGGTTGCTCGAAGATGACTGGGAATCTCCCACTCTGGGAGCATCCGGCCTGGGATGGGAAGTCTGGTTGGACGGGATGGAGATAACACAGTTCACTTACTTTCAGCAGGCCGGGGGACTTGAGCTGAACCCGATATCAGCAGAGATCACATACGGACTCGAACGAATATGCATGTACATACAGGATGTCGATGACATTATGGAGATAGAATGGGGTAATGGGATCAAGTGGGGTGAATTGAACAGAGTAGCGGAGAAGGAATTCAGTGCGTTCCATTTCGAGGCTGCTGATCCATCACTCTATTTCGAGATATTTGAAAAATATCAAAAAGAGGCGTTGCGGATGCTTGAGGCGGACCTGATCCTCCCTGCTTACGACTATGTGCTGAAGTGTTCACATATATTCAATATCCTCGATGCAAGAGGGGCAATCAGCGTAACGGAAAGAACGAGCTATATAAGCAGGATCAGGGACCTCGCGCGAAAGACAGCCTTCAATTATGTGAAGCAGAGGGAGGAACTTGGATTCCCCCTGCTGCGTGGTGACGGGCAGAGCAGGAGAAAGGAAAGCCGATGA
- the recO gene encoding DNA repair protein RecO, translated as MSGISRDRAVILKSFDYSESSIIATALTKYHGKVSLLAKGARKAGSQFYGCLRTGNTAEILFYEKEQRSLQLLKEIADIHAFDSKSGCLESICIFQAGLEVVDRAVVDAGTDGGLFDLLEEFILSLDRCKDPWTLFFALEARMLGFGGVFPAMDECSKCKKSLAGSGITINPSSGYVSCPECGEAGISLSSQSAGLLREMIESGTGGLAETKLDRVIRQEIGRVLHRFFVFHVEGYRLPNALKILKGVE; from the coding sequence TTGAGCGGGATATCGAGAGATCGCGCAGTGATCCTCAAGAGTTTCGATTATAGTGAATCAAGCATCATCGCAACAGCTTTGACGAAATATCATGGCAAAGTAAGCCTCCTTGCGAAAGGGGCCAGGAAAGCCGGGAGTCAGTTTTACGGTTGTCTGCGAACCGGGAACACAGCCGAGATACTGTTCTATGAAAAAGAGCAGAGGTCTCTGCAGCTTCTGAAAGAAATTGCGGACATCCACGCTTTCGATTCGAAAAGTGGTTGCCTGGAAAGTATCTGTATCTTTCAGGCGGGACTCGAAGTGGTCGATCGGGCGGTGGTGGACGCTGGTACAGACGGCGGCCTGTTCGATCTGCTCGAAGAATTTATCCTGAGTCTCGATCGGTGCAAGGATCCCTGGACGCTGTTCTTCGCGCTGGAGGCGCGAATGCTTGGTTTTGGAGGTGTATTTCCTGCTATGGATGAATGTTCGAAATGTAAAAAAAGTCTTGCGGGATCAGGCATTACGATTAATCCTTCCAGTGGCTATGTTTCATGCCCGGAGTGTGGGGAAGCCGGAATATCTCTTTCCAGCCAGTCTGCAGGATTGCTGAGAGAGATGATCGAAAGTGGTACAGGTGGCCTGGCCGAAACGAAACTGGACAGAGTGATCCGTCAGGAAATAGGCAGGGTCCTTCACAGGTTCTTCGTTTTTCATGTTGAAGGATACAGGCTGCCTAACGCTTTGAAGATCTTAAAAGGAGTTGAATGA
- the glyS gene encoding glycine--tRNA ligase subunit beta, which translates to MKKELLIEIGCENLPSGYINGALRQLEGSFSDGLESERIKYGSIYVSGTPNRLVVLIRNIDEKQEAVEETVMGPPVSVAVDEDGNFTKAAEGFARRECVEPDDLSRITTKRGEYLAVVKKIKGKTTKEVLIDNIPEWISGIRFPKVMKWDDSNFLFARPVRWILAFHGGKVLPFKIGSVSSSSSTRLSPYFEEFTKIGGISEYFEFLKKNGIILDHEERKRRVSKMAGKTASGAGGRLVQDESLSGMVANLIESPVVMSGSFDPSFLGLPREVIVTALKSHQRYFSIEDENGDLLPSFVAFADGARKNKQKITRGYERVLQARLADARFYFMEDTSHPIEEMAAKLADIVWLEGLGTLEQKSERIERLSGWLGSTSGQSKGEHKENIARAAALLKADLASEMVKDGKEFTLLQGYIGREYSRISGEAEEVSMAIYEHYFPKYSGDRLPEGEAGTVLSLADRFDTIMGCWIQGLGPTGNQDPYALRRHAISILRIAIERKLEIDLPEAISRSCKEFSDLGLVPDDFDPEKVTGEVKELFSQRFITMLRSQDFDHDIVSSIMMSPWTIPFAARDMIGKLQEMRNDGSLGDFILAMKRVTNIIPKKMREKITFESGLKALRCLSEGKGDGCGFSQSLFTEKSETGLFASASEAGSRLLCLDLPREGRSSIKILAGLVPAINIFFDKVLINCEDSKTRENRIGLLKCLHSAFGLFCDYSLISGEQ; encoded by the coding sequence ATGAAAAAAGAGCTGCTTATCGAGATCGGCTGTGAAAACCTGCCGAGTGGATATATTAACGGGGCGTTGAGACAACTTGAGGGATCGTTCAGTGACGGTCTTGAGTCTGAAAGAATAAAGTACGGATCTATCTATGTGAGTGGGACTCCCAACCGCCTGGTCGTGCTTATTCGTAATATCGACGAAAAGCAGGAGGCGGTTGAAGAGACGGTTATGGGCCCCCCTGTGTCAGTCGCGGTAGATGAGGACGGGAATTTTACAAAAGCAGCAGAAGGATTTGCCAGAAGAGAATGTGTCGAACCCGACGATCTCAGCAGGATCACAACCAAGAGGGGCGAGTATCTAGCCGTTGTCAAAAAGATCAAGGGGAAAACTACAAAAGAGGTATTGATCGATAATATTCCGGAATGGATATCCGGCATCCGTTTCCCCAAGGTCATGAAGTGGGATGATAGCAACTTCCTTTTCGCCAGGCCCGTACGGTGGATACTGGCATTCCATGGAGGGAAGGTCCTGCCGTTCAAAATCGGTTCGGTCTCATCATCATCTTCGACACGGTTATCACCTTATTTTGAAGAATTCACGAAAATAGGCGGAATTTCGGAATATTTTGAATTCTTGAAGAAGAACGGGATTATTCTCGATCATGAAGAGAGGAAGAGACGCGTCTCGAAGATGGCGGGTAAAACTGCATCCGGAGCGGGAGGGAGGCTTGTGCAGGATGAAAGCCTCAGTGGGATGGTTGCAAACCTGATCGAGTCTCCAGTAGTCATGTCTGGCTCGTTCGATCCATCGTTTCTGGGATTGCCCAGAGAGGTCATCGTGACGGCGCTGAAGAGTCACCAGAGATATTTTTCAATAGAGGACGAAAATGGCGACCTGCTACCTTCCTTTGTCGCATTTGCTGACGGTGCACGTAAGAACAAACAGAAGATAACAAGAGGGTATGAGCGAGTATTGCAGGCGAGACTCGCGGACGCACGGTTCTACTTCATGGAAGACACTTCACATCCGATCGAGGAGATGGCCGCAAAGCTTGCCGACATAGTGTGGCTGGAAGGGTTGGGCACTCTCGAACAGAAGTCGGAGCGGATCGAAAGGCTGTCCGGATGGCTCGGTTCCACCTCAGGGCAATCGAAGGGTGAGCATAAGGAAAATATCGCTCGCGCAGCTGCGTTGCTGAAGGCTGATCTTGCAAGTGAGATGGTAAAGGATGGAAAGGAATTCACTCTGCTCCAGGGATACATAGGACGTGAATATTCACGGATATCCGGTGAGGCTGAGGAAGTATCCATGGCGATATACGAGCACTACTTTCCAAAATATTCCGGAGACAGGCTTCCCGAGGGAGAGGCTGGAACGGTCCTGTCCCTTGCTGACAGATTTGATACGATAATGGGTTGCTGGATCCAGGGTCTCGGTCCGACCGGCAATCAGGATCCATACGCGCTCAGAAGGCACGCAATAAGCATTCTCCGGATTGCTATCGAGAGAAAACTTGAAATAGATCTTCCAGAGGCGATATCCAGAAGCTGTAAGGAGTTTTCCGATCTCGGACTGGTCCCGGACGACTTCGATCCTGAAAAGGTGACAGGTGAGGTGAAGGAGTTGTTTTCCCAGCGATTCATCACTATGCTTCGCAGTCAGGATTTTGATCATGACATAGTATCCTCTATCATGATGTCTCCATGGACTATTCCGTTTGCTGCTCGTGATATGATAGGAAAACTTCAGGAGATGCGGAATGATGGTTCACTTGGGGATTTCATCCTTGCCATGAAGAGGGTGACGAATATCATCCCCAAAAAAATGAGGGAGAAGATCACGTTCGAATCGGGGTTAAAGGCCCTGCGCTGTCTCTCTGAAGGTAAGGGTGATGGTTGTGGATTCTCCCAGTCGTTATTCACCGAGAAATCCGAGACCGGACTTTTTGCCTCTGCCTCAGAGGCCGGATCAAGACTTCTTTGCCTTGACCTTCCGCGTGAGGGAAGGTCTTCAATAAAAATACTTGCCGGTCTGGTCCCCGCGATCAATATATTTTTCGACAAGGTTCTGATCAACTGTGAGGACAGCAAGACGAGGGAGAACAGGATCGGGTTGTTGAAATGTCTACATTCTGCTTTCGGGCTGTTCTGTGATTATTCGCTGATCTCCGGTGAACAATGA